In a genomic window of Pristiophorus japonicus isolate sPriJap1 unplaced genomic scaffold, sPriJap1.hap1 HAP1_SCAFFOLD_571, whole genome shotgun sequence:
- the LOC139254656 gene encoding probable G-protein coupled receptor 139 — protein MAVAPPPAASLVLSPKQARSPWRIPSLPLVISLTLAVSRCLDLAVDLFKFVANIAAIVILSRGRCGLSRCITRYLVFMAVTDLLVIITAVILNRIGGIYFRNSILSTTPACSISTVLIYSSRDSSVWLTVAFTFDRFVAICCQKLKTKYCTETTAAVVIGAVCALSSLKNIPFYFTYEPLFTINKVAWYCNIKLTFYVSPAWTAFAWLDRILTPCAPFLLMLLLNAVTVRYILGASRVRRRLRAQNNGASQSDPEMESRRKSIILLFTISGSFILLWLTYVINFLCVRIENNNYFNDPKFILQESGNMLQLLSCCTNTFIYTVTQSNFRQQLKNALKYPLNLVVKLLL, from the exons tctgcctctcgttatcagtctcacacttgctgtctctcgttgtctcgatctcgctgtcgatCTCTTCAAgtttgtcg CGAACATcgcggcgattgtgatcctgtcccgaggaaggtgcggtctctccaggtGTATCACTCGGTACCTGGTGTTCATGGCGGTgaccgatctcctggtcattatcaccgcTGTGATATTGAATAGAATTGGTGGTATCTATTTCCGGAATAGCATTCTGTCCACCACACCAGCGTGCAGCATCAGCACTGTGCTCATTTATTCATCAAGAGACAGTTCTGTCTGGTTAACGGTCgcgttcacctttgatcgatttgtggccatttgttgccagaagctgaaaacaaaatactgcaccgAGACAACGGCGGCTGTGGTGATAGGAGCGGTCTGTGCCCTGAGTTCTTTGAAAAACATCCCTTTCTACTTCACGTATGAGCCATTATTTACTATTAATAAGGTGGCCTGGTACTGCAACATAAAACTTACTTTTTATGTTTCACCCGCTTGGACAGCGTTTGCCTGGCTGGACCGTATACTAACCCCGTGTGCACCGTTCCTCCTGATGTTACTGCTCAATGCTGTGACCGTCAGATACATTCTAGGGGCTAGTAGGGttcgcaggagactccgggcccaAAACAATGGAGCGAGTCAGagtgatccagagatggagagccgGCGAAAGTCCataattttactcttcaccatctcGGGAAGTTTCATCCTGTTGTGGTTGACGTATGTTATCAATTTTCTCTGTGTCCGAATTGAAAACAATAATTATTTCAATGACCCCAAATTTATTCTGCAGGAAAGTGGAAACATGCTTCAGCTCCTAAGCTGCTGCACTAACACGTTTATTTATACAGTGACTCAGAGTAACTTCAGACAGCAGTTAAAGAACGCGCTGAAATATCCATTGAATCTAGTTGTTAAATTACTTCTATAA